From one Babylonia areolata isolate BAREFJ2019XMU chromosome 35, ASM4173473v1, whole genome shotgun sequence genomic stretch:
- the LOC143278062 gene encoding uncharacterized protein LOC143278062, which yields MASAPTGDGVEEVVEVVEEEEEEEEPASQSGALCPMCSSLICEDCKNRVSQPQVNVGTAGEVIVVKDQKIFVDRSCRSSESGPLLASMLKTTPTGNVVMDYAKTLTIVQQQTIVVQGQNVQVNLPEDDNQLEDASDGALLMKAEWPGRLSEETEILITQIVHRTADAFFRQILNRLSQQVPEHVIQTLFEKFRLRLLGLTKDLRILLEVEAEKLKGMLDSCGEDLKGELKEALRHELQRLLPVEELAQITWRDFSHLPVQCSGQPEDSEERHVSQEVQEVTKETVTGALTLACEYGNPLTCERLLQYEAADVNAWNRDGKSPVHIACAFGQVVLLDILLKAGAELVAADRSGRLPLHHACGPEQVDQTRRLQTVQWLLAHGATMHGETLSGQTALELAKMGGHQMTVDFLQTQ from the exons ATGGCCAGCGCGCCCACAGGGGAcggagtggaggaggtggtggaggtggtggaggaggaggaggaggaggaggagcccgcTTCCCAGTCAGGTGCCCTGTGCCCTATGTGCTCCAGCCTGATCTGTGAGGACTGCAAGAACCGGGTGTCCCAGCCAcag GTGAACGTTGGAACGGCCGGTGAAGTGATTGTCGTCAAGGATCAAAAGATCTTCGTCGACCGCAGCTGCCGAAGCTCAGAaa GTGGGCCGCTCCTGGCCAGCATGCTGAAGACGACCCCCACTGGCAATGTGGTCATGGACTACGCCAAAACGCTGACCATCGTCCAGCAGCAGACGATCGTTGTCCAGGGACAGAACGTGCAGGTCAACCTGCCCGAGGACGATAATCAGCTGGAGGATG cgtcagacGGCGCCCTGCTGATGAAGGCGGAGTGGCCAGGACGCCTCAGCGAGGAGACGGAGATCCTCATCACGCAGATCGTCCACAGGACAGCCGACGCCTTCTTCCGCCAGATCCTCAACAGGCTCAGCCAGCAAGTGCCCGAGCACGTGATCCAGACGCTCTTCGAGAAGTTCCGGCTCCGGCTGCTGGGCCTGACCAAGGACCTTCGCATCCTGCTGGAGGTTGAGGCTGAGAAGCTGAAGGGGATGCTGGACTCTTGCGGGGAGGACCTCAAGGGGGAGCTCAAAGAGGCCCTCCGGCACGAGCTCCAGAGGCTGCTGCCCGTGGAGGAGCTCGCGCAGATCACGTGGAGGGATTTCTCTCATCTCCCCGTGCAATGCAGCGGCCAGCCCGAGGACTCCGAGGAGAGACACGTGTCCCAGGAGGTGCAag AGGTCACCAAGGAGACGGTGACAGGCGCCTTGACGTTGGCCTGTGAGTACGGGAATCCCCTGACGTGTGAGAGGCTGCTGCAGTACGAGGCTGCCGATGTCAACGCCTGGAACAGGGACGGGAAATCCCCCGTTCACATCGCTTGCGCTTTCGGCCAG GTGGTGCTGCTGGACATACTGCTGAAGGCGGGAGCGGAACTCGTGGCCGCGGACAGGAGCGGGAGGCTCCCTTTACACCACGCCTGCGGGCCCGAGCAGGTGGACCAGACCAGACGGCTTCAGACCGTGCAGTGGCTGCTGGCCCACGGGGCCACGATGCACGGGGAGACCTTGAGCGGTCAGACCGCCCTGGAGCTGGCCAAGATGGGAGGACACCAGATGACGGTGGACTTTCTTCAGACGCAGTAG